The following is a genomic window from Oryzias latipes chromosome 12, ASM223467v1.
ctgtttgtcttttatGACTGTAAATACTCTGTAAATGAAAGACGTGTAGATCTATTTATAAAGAGATATGatcttgttttatttcctttgaTTGAAGGAATTGCATAGCAATAAACATTTCACAGAGTTGACCTCTTTTAATCATTGACTTGGATCcacaggttttttggttttcacaCGATGACcgaagcttttattttctctctctgtggaagtttctggattttctttggCCTCCCCTCACCTGAGCTGCCCTCCTGCTGGTTGAAAGTATTGAAATTCCTCCGACTTGGATCTGCTGAGTGCTTTGAAGCAGAGCTCAGCTTATCAGGAAGCCCTGCAGAGCCGTTCCGATGGATGATTGGAGCTGGACGAAGGTTGAAGCTTCTCTGCTGGAGGCGGAGTTTTCCTCCAGCTTCAGAGCCAATCACGTCCCTCAGCTTCTGTAGACCAACAGGAAGAGTCTGCTCCTGAAGAAGCCAGGGTTCAATGAAGTTTCAGTGTTGATGTTCAGATTTATTTCCGATCTGAACCGTCGCAatcgtttttctgatgatggttttgcagattttaataTCCAGATGTTCCTTCACTTGTCCTCCCTGCATCATTACACTTTCAAGAAACCTTTCCTTACATGAATTATGTCATTTAAAGAATACTGTACTGATTTTTGTGCATTTACTGAAAGGATAAAATCATGAAATGAATAAACCTGAGATCTATTTCAGTGCCGAAAATCTGTcaaacctgctcatcaactgATGGAGAAAAGTTTGGTGatttcagcagcagaacagaGTCGACCAAAGGttcagaaaatctgttttttctaaaaatctcCTCTAGAACTCGTCTGGGTTCCAGCTTCAACCGCATGACTGTTTTCAAGGAGTTCAACGAATGAACGAGCGGGTCTGTTTCCCTTTAGACAGGTTTATAACAAACCAGAACGGGTCTTTCGGAGTtgaaatcattgactgtataggaaactggactgagtgactcctccaaacaggaagtggctccaataagtcaaaatcccacagacttctacagagaaataaacagctgttactccgtCATTTAATTCATCAAAAGAACCATTCTGGCTCTGACACATTgttctttacatgttttttataatcttcaatattttataattttctttatttcaaattattcatgttataaactggccaatcagatgccttgatTCAAAGTAGATGGAGCCTACTGACCCCAACGTTCAAcacttttgacagattttgtgcagCTCACTTTCAAGGGGTAGGAGTGttgccttccaacaagctcactcctgattggtgagagtggttgccgtagaaatccagaccaatcactgcttgctgACGACGTCTTGCTCCATCgaggcgactgaattgacttctttTGTTCAGGGACGGACGTAAACCGTTATCGAGGGATGACGTCACACGCTTCTGTTCTCAGACACAGATGACATTCTTCACATCATTGGTTGGTTTCATTTGTTTCTTCGCCCGAGTCGACTTTGTCCCACAAGAATATCGGTACAAGTCTTTGTTCAATGGAaaactgagttaaaaaaaatgtctgaccaGGAAGAATAatggaaaaacagacaaatttggctttttggttctttatttattatattggTCAGAAGTTTCACCTTTAatctttgagctttttttcaGTTCCACTTCTTTAGATTTGCtctaaatttgactttttattaaaaagtccTCAACAAAATTCACACCAATGTgtttggttctggtctgatccatgTTTGGTTCTGATCCATGTTTGGTTCTTGTCCATGTTTGGTTCTGATTCATGTTGGCTCTGGTCTGATCCATGttgggttctggtctgatccatgTCTGATTTGGTTCTGGAGGGGTGAAAGTTCACCTGGACTCTGAGAAGAAGGGTGTGTGTTCTCCTGCAGGTGAACTCTGGTACGGTTCACTCAGAGGGAAGGCAGGTGGACTTATCAAAGGGAGGAGGTGCTATAAACCTGGTGTGTCTGGAGGAGAAACAAGCTGAAGAAGCAGGACTCAGGAAAACGTTTGGAAAAGTAAGCTGGGTGAAGGAGGTGCAGTGAGGAGGTGCAGGAGCTTCTTCAGAGACGATCATCAGATTATTTTGTTGAGCAACAAAAGTATTTACTCTTCAAGACCTTTCTTGATTTGATAGTAGCTGAAAATGCCGCAGGCTATCTGCTCAACCACCGATTCTGTCCCGCGCTCCATCAGACAGGCAAACCGGCCCCCGTCGATGTAGGCCAGGTCCGAGTACCCACTGGGGCCCTGGTTGATGATCCAGGGGCTGCTCCAGCTGTTCGGGTCCTTGGGTGACTTGTTCAGGTAGATGCCCAGATCGGTCCGCCGGTCTTTGCTGCTCGGGTGGGAGTACAGCAGCCAGCGGGGTTCCTGACCCGGGTCCCCCCCATCCACCTGTGCTGGAAAGGAAACCACGCTCCCCTGACAGCCCCCGCCCGTCTCCACCAGCTTGTCAGCAGTCGGAAGGGTGACAAAGTCATCTCCACCGCCGTCGCTGAGGGCCTCCACCCGAAAGCCGCCCTGAGTGCGAGCGTTGCAGTAGACGTAGCGGTTTCCGCCATCATCGGAGACCTCTGCCATTTCACACTCGATGGATATGGTTTCTAACGGCTGACCGAACTGCCAGGTGCGCCCCTGATCATCGCTGTAGAGGCTCAGCGCTCGAGGAACCGCGCAGAAACACGCTATGCAGAAGCACGAAGGGCAGCAGGAGCCGTAGGCGTAAGCGGGAACGATCAACCTGCCGCTCTCCGCCTGAACGCCGTGGCCCGGCCCAACGGCGAACGTGGCCCACTTCTTAATCTGGGGCAGCTTCTCCGTCAAATTGGTGACGTCGCTCCAGGTTTGGCCGCCATCCTTGGTGGTGACGTAGCAGAGACGGGCCTTGTTGATGCCCCAGAACCTCTGCCAGGATTCTGTCGTGGTTCCTTCCACGctgatgaaaaccaaaaaaagcgTTTTGCTGTTCCTTTCGTAGACGGGACAGGGGTTCATGGGACGATAACCACCCAGACGCGTCTTGTCCACCACCGTTTTAGCCTCTGACCACTGAAAGGACAAACACGGGGCAGAGTTAAAAAGTTTTACACAAATGTGCGATTAGTCAGACATTGAAACGGACAACCACCTCCACGCTCATCAAAGGAGGCGCTTCCTGTTGGAGCAGACGTCCGGTTTTCATGACCAGCTCCTCCGTGCTGGCGTCGTTGGACGTTTGGCGCCTCTCAGCGAAAACCATCAGGACGCCTCTGTCTCCGTCGTAGAGGAGCGAAGGGATCCTGTACACCTCCTTCTGTTCTTTGTTGGAGTAAAAGACGGTTGTCCGCCCTTTATCATGCGCCGCGTTGGCCATGATCCTCTGAAAGTCAAAAAAcatgaacttcctgtttgaggaTAATCAGCGCAAACCGCTCGTCAGTCAGGGAGGAGGCTTTATGGCGGTGAGGTGGAGACAAGTCAGCAGCCTTAACGAGTTTCCTAATTACTGATAAATGAGAGCGAGGACCCACAAAGTCTGAGCGGTATCAGTCGGATAAAGAGGGTGGCTCCATAAAACACAACCTCCTCTGTTTTATGACAAACGTTTGCGTCTTTTTAAAAAGCCGTTTATATTATTTTGAAGTATCGATTATCCTACTAGATAGAAGttattctgttaaaaaaacagacagattactatgacaaaaaatgatttaaagtaCATTTCGTagcaaaatgtaaaattgccactataaatatatttctatttatttattttaaggacTTTCTCTGGACCTAAATGCAAAAAATTaacttattaaaataaataaattaagtaaatgaataaataaaaattcattttcagggtgatatttttaatctattcacacatgtcactaaAAAGGTAacgaaataaaaaagctttcaaCCTTAacgttttatttcctgttttgtgttttagagaagtttgttcatacaaaaaaacttttaaaaattattttacaacagCTCCTAAATgaacataatttatttattaaatgagaGAAAATGAATCAATCCTGctattttcatacattttaagCTTTGACGCATCCTCTTAGTGAAGAAAGTCTGTTAATCTGTAAAGTGAATGACTGAAAGTGACTTCATCGCTGCACTTGGACAAATGAAAGACAGAACACAGAGAgtctgcacacacactcacccacGGATGGCGGCCGCTCAGCAAATGATCGGCAGAAGCAAACTCCTGCAGGTGGGGTTACTGGGTGGAGTGGGAGGTCATGCCTGACAGCTTTACTGCAGCCGACTGTTGATTAACCTGCTGTCTGACGCAGCTCTAATGACATATCCAGATATATAAATATTAATGGAGCAAAACGCATCACAGGATCTTGTTTTTCTcccattttctgtttgtgttcatggggaaaaaaacaacacagttttctttttctttaattcatttttgttacatttgttCAACATATTTGTATgtttagagctttttttttttttttaaaaaaaacaacttgttttAATGGTAAATTTAGCTGATTAAATAGAAAATCCCctgttttgacagtttttattgaatttctgcaggatcaggaaactttttttgtgggaaTGAAAGAAATTCGGctgaatctaaaaaaaaaacatttttattttttcatttactttgtctctctcttttttattttacagctcaAATCCCTTTAACTTCTTCTAAATTGAAACAATACACCAATTCTAAAATCTCTGCACGGACTCCAGGGGGGTAATCCAGAAAGCAGGGTGTGTGAGTTACCACGgcaagtttgaggctaaggaagcggataaacTCAGCTTtcggttgccatagcaactcatgctctgaacataacctggtctggagcaggtttagttgaaggttagtttgttttcagagaggtgaagcagcatggcgtgtccatttgaagatgatttagtggatgaagaagctcagataataatttttccaccaggagagggtgataagaccatatatggatgttggaaaaataaactatttacattgatctaacttaattatttgcttcagttaagataaatcatttttttttttttttttagttaagtcggcttaaaaataacacgtagttctcagacatttattttactttgattcaaatgaattcaattaagtaggtgtaactttggtgctgctgttagatcggcgcCGCAAGgcattgtgggataccattccctttgcctgtctggacggatttgggtttaagtgtgggtttttgaccaaatgtgtttagttgtttagctgttttactgttttttgtcTAGTTCTTTGTCCTACTATGtataattctttctgcaccatgagtgagagtgaaggaagaggaggatgaggatatTCAGCAGCCTTGGTGTCAATAAATGTTGCAACATCTTAAGTTCAAGTCAGAGTCATGAAATGTGAATACATGTGTCATATTGCAAATCCACATCGaatcattcattttaatgttttaaaaatgagaatatctacATCCTTCTCAAACTTCAAGAAGTTTTATAAGTtgtatctctctctctctctctctatatatatatatagatatatatctatacagatatatatctatatatatatatacacatacatcaCAATGTAATTGAAAATAAGATCGGAAACGTACGTGTttactttcttttgctgatgatgcagccgtattactttttgatggtcgtataatcttcatacgccgtcatttaaatctcagactccgtctcactgaagtatagcgctctctttttttcttcaggcgtttccatggtgactctggaaatctgcgatccattgagaatgtctttatgtacctgctgtgcacgtgcattaacccagggttaccaagtggagcgtaattatgccaactcatatccggtcttttggaaccgacatacccagggtaagcaagttcaggcggatttcagccagagttcagggttaaagtcagggtagtttaaacggGCCTtatggaatacccccctgctctTCTTATTTAGTGTAATCAacacatggaataaataacaaaCTTGCTGTTCCTCATAAACAGGAGGGCACCGCCTCCTATTTATGAGGAACtgcaagtttatttattatattctattttttatttattatattatttaaaatgtatctttttgaatataaataaaaacaggcaTATCAATCaatccagaataaatcaagttaaaaCTTATGTAACGTATAATATTTTGCTCCCCATAAAGATATATTCaatcaaaattatacaaataggaaaattctgcagaaaaaaacaaacaaagcctggaaatattaataagaagaaataacaaatccatttattccgttttctttgctcttttgtccattttttttagagctggactcctggcatcatttttagcaatgagttcatttctgcttggtgggtgatgtgacgtcctgtgtgtcttTATGAAAAGGATCAGAGGAATttgattttttctaaaaacctgtAATTGGGAATATCATTTTTAAGTCTTATAAAACACTacaaactaaatcatagaactcatcagtgggattacttcaaaaatatttgatattttccTAATtctgtgcaacaccaacagtaaaaatcctccaaaacaCCTCAAAGCTAATAATAAACAACTGATCCGTTGTTtctttatcatctcaaaaagtgcagcttttttgCTGTCTGCATTACGTTCTGTCTTTATAttaaatactgacaccaactaaaccacaggcagacgtaaaaaatacattttatatggaaaataaagacacgtaaTAAAATGTCTCCAATAGTTAATAAATAATGGCAttatctaggatagcacaagggttaaatttgcGCTCCGGGCAATTGCCCATACTTAAAACCGCTACTGGGTGCAGATGTAGAGCGGTCTACCTCTGATCGCAGGTTCAGGTCCCACCCTGACCGCCCATCATCAGTGTCCCTGGGGAAGACACTAAACCATACGTTCCTGCTGGTGGTCGTAGGTTGGCACCATTGTTCGACAGCGGAGCTGCTATCAATGGGTGAATGGGAATGTGACTTTAAGGCTCCTTGGGCCTTGAGGAGATGGCAATGCGGCATATAAGTTACGCcatttaagtttgttttagatttttaaagacccattctgatgaaatTGTGTTTATGGCGTTTTAATCGTGTTCTTTTCCGATGATGGAGGGCAtggataaagaaaatttagctcaaaactgtatttctttct
Proteins encoded in this region:
- the neu3b gene encoding sialidase-3-like isoform X1, with amino-acid sequence MANAAHDKGRTTVFYSNKEQKEVYRIPSLLYDGDRGVLMVFAERRQTSNDASTEELVMKTGRLLQQEAPPLMSVEWSEAKTVVDKTRLGGYRPMNPCPVYERNSKTLFLVFISVEGTTTESWQRFWGINKARLCYVTTKDGGQTWSDVTNLTEKLPQIKKWATFAVGPGHGVQAESGRLIVPAYAYGSCCPSCFCIACFCAVPRALSLYSDDQGRTWQFGQPLETISIECEMAEVSDDGGNRYVYCNARTQGGFRVEALSDGGGDDFVTLPTADKLVETGGGCQGSVVSFPAQVDGGDPGQEPRWLLYSHPSSKDRRTDLGIYLNKSPKDPNSWSSPWIINQGPSGYSDLAYIDGGRFACLMERGTESVVEQIACGIFSYYQIKKGLEE